In Terriglobales bacterium, the following proteins share a genomic window:
- a CDS encoding 3-hydroxyacyl-CoA dehydrogenase NAD-binding domain-containing protein, with amino-acid sequence MAEVRTVAVIGAGIMGRGIAHAAALGGYRTILEDILPASLRKAESEIRTNLEKAVELGKVKKEEADAALARVEYAGTVEEAARAADLVIEAVPEEMESKIEIFTLLDKVCRPGTIIASNTSSLSITEIASVTYRAPKCLGMHFFNPVHKMKLLEVVRALETDDETLAAAVEVGRRMGKEVVVVKESPGFITSRINAMIGNEAFYMLQEGIASAADIDKALKLGLNHPMGPFELVDLVGLDTRLHILEYLHKSLGEKFRPCPLLVQYVKAGRLGRKSGKGVYEYPN; translated from the coding sequence ATGGCCGAGGTCAGGACCGTTGCCGTCATCGGCGCCGGCATCATGGGGCGGGGCATCGCTCACGCCGCGGCGCTGGGCGGATATCGCACCATTCTCGAAGACATTCTTCCCGCCAGCCTGCGCAAAGCCGAAAGCGAAATCCGCACCAACCTCGAAAAAGCCGTCGAGCTGGGAAAAGTCAAAAAAGAAGAAGCCGACGCCGCCCTGGCCCGCGTTGAATACGCCGGCACCGTGGAAGAAGCCGCCCGCGCCGCCGACCTGGTGATTGAAGCCGTCCCCGAAGAAATGGAATCGAAGATCGAAATCTTCACCCTGCTCGATAAAGTCTGTCGCCCCGGCACCATCATCGCCTCCAACACTTCGTCGTTGAGCATCACCGAGATTGCCTCGGTCACCTATCGCGCTCCCAAATGCCTGGGGATGCACTTCTTCAATCCGGTGCACAAAATGAAGTTGCTGGAAGTTGTGCGCGCGCTCGAAACCGACGACGAAACTCTTGCCGCCGCGGTTGAAGTGGGCCGCCGCATGGGCAAAGAAGTTGTAGTGGTCAAGGAGTCACCCGGCTTCATCACCAGCCGCATCAACGCCATGATCGGCAATGAAGCTTTTTACATGCTGCAAGAGGGCATCGCCTCAGCCGCTGACATTGATAAGGCCCTGAAGCTCGGATTGAACCATCCCATGGGGCCGTTCGAGCTGGTGGATCTGGTGGGCCTCGATACCCGCCTGCACATTCTGGAATATCTGCATAAATCCCTGGGCGAGAAGTTTCGTCCTTGCCCGTTATTGGTCCAGTACGTCAAAGCCGGACGTCTGGGCCGCAAGTCGGGCAAGGGGGTGTATGAGTATCCCAATTAG